The following coding sequences are from one Triticum aestivum cultivar Chinese Spring chromosome 5A, IWGSC CS RefSeq v2.1, whole genome shotgun sequence window:
- the LOC123104928 gene encoding protein LOL3, whose translation MQSQIVCHRCRRVLAYPSGAPSVCCAMCRAITAVPPPAPAVEMAQLICGGCRTLLMYTRNADTVRCSCCSTVNLVRPVNNIAHVNCGRCRTTLMYPHGAPSVKCAICDYITNITNTGINTMSPAPCPRPTSNESAYNASSASVPTPQPQNVTVVVENPMTVDEKGKLVSNVVVGITPGKN comes from the exons ATGCAGAGCCAGATCGTGTGCCACCGCTGCCGGAGGGTGCTGGCCTACCCGTCAGGGGCGCCCAGCGTGTGCTGCGCCATGTGCCGAGCCATCACCGCCGTGCCACCCCCAGCGCCAG CAGTGGAAATGGCTCAGCTTATATGTGGTGGTTGCCGAACTTTGCTGATGTACACCCGTAATGCAGACACTGTGAGATGCTCATGTTGCAGTACTGTCAATCTTGTCAGACCAG TCAATAATATAGCCCACGTGAACTGTGGTCGGTGCCGAACAACTTTGATGTATCCACATGGAGCACCTTCTGTCAAATGTGCCATCTGCGATTATATCACAAATATCACAAATACTGGA ATAAATACCATGTCACCAGCGCCATGTCCAAGGCCTACATCAAATGAATCTGCATATAATGCCTCATCAGCTTCTGTT CCCACACCTCAACCCCAGAATGTAACCGTCGTTGTTGAGAACCCTATGACAGTTGACGAAAAGGGTAAACTG GTCAGCAACGTCGTAGTTGGAATTACACCTGGGAAAAATTGA